Part of the Corynebacterium efficiens YS-314 genome is shown below.
TCCTCCGCGGCGAGCTGACCACAGGCCGCTGCGATCTCCTGGCCCTTGGTGTCACGCACGGTGCACGGCACCCCCTGGGCGATGACACGACGGACGAACTCGTCCTGACGTTCACGCGGGGAGGCATCCCACTTCGAACCCGGGGTCGGGTTCAGGGGGATGAGGTTGACATGCACGCGGGAGCCGAGCGCCTTGTGCAGCTTCTGCCCCAGCATGTCGGCACGCCAACCCTGGTCATTGACATCACGGATGAGAGCGTACTCGATGGAGACACGGCGGCCGGACTTGTCGGCGTAGTAACGGGCAGCGTCGAGCACCTCGGCGACGGACCAGCGGTTGTTCACCGGCACGAGCTCATCCCGGAGTTCATCGTCAGGGGTGTGCAGCGAGACAGCGAGGGTGACGGACATGTCTTCGTCGGCAAGCTTCCTGATCGCCGGTGCCAGACCGACGGTGGACACGGTGACGCTGCGCTGGGAGATGCCGAAACCCTCCGGGGACGGCTGGGTGATCTGCCGCACCGCAGAGACCACGCGTTTGTAGTTGGCCAGTGGCTCGCCCATACCCATGAACACGATGTTGGACAGGCGCCCACCCTCGGCCTGCATGGTCGCGGCGGCGTTGCGGACCTGGTCGACGATCTCACCGACGGACAGGTTACGGTCAAGACCACCCTGTCCGGTCGCACAGAACGGGCAGGCCATGCCGCAACCGGCCTGCGAGGAGATGCACAGCGTGGCGCGATCCGGGTAGCGCATGAGCACAGACTCCAGGAGGGTGCCGTCATGGAGCTTCCAGAGGGTCTTCTGGGTGTTCTCATCATCGGCCTCGACGACGCGGATGGGTTCCATCAGCGTCGGGAAGAGGGCGTCCTTGACCTTAGCGCGGGCAGCCTCGGGTAGGTCGGTCATGGTCATCGGATCGGCTTCGAGCCGGCCGTAGTAGTGGCGGGCGATCTGATTGAGTCGGAACTTGGGCAGGCCGAGCTCAGAAAGCGCCTCGATCCGTTGTTCATCGGAGAGGTCTGCGAAATGAGCCGGTGGCATACCGCGTTTGGGGGCAGAAAATACCAGGGGTAAGGGTGTAGCCATAATATTCCCATTGTTGCACGTCGGGGACTGATCAGTCTAACTCCGGAGCGCGGGATCACCCGGGGTGCCCGGGTGTGATGCGGGCAGCCCACCGGCCGGGTGCTTATCGACGCCCACCCCACGCAGTCCATCAGTTATATATCAATAGCGTGGATAGGTGGCGGAAACCCGGGTTCGCGAGTTCAATGATGTTATGACCAAGGACCGATCACATCCCGACGGTGTTCCCCACACCGTCCCCCACACCGGTGAGATTCCCGCGGCCGGTGACACCGGTGACACCACTGCCCCGGTGCCGGCGCTGCGGGGGGAGGATCCCGACCCGATTGGCCATGCCGATGACACACGCAAGGATGCAGCACCGGCATCCACCCGCACCCTGGCCGGTGGGACCTGGGTGGCACTTGTGGTCGGGGCGCTGCTGCTGGTGGCCCTGCTCATCTTCATCCTGCAGAACCAGGCACCGGTGGAGATGAACATCTTCACCTGGACCTTCGAGATCCCCGCGGGTATCGCCTATCTGCTCAGTGCGATCACCGGTGCGTTGATCATGGCCATGGTCGGTGGGGTCCGCATGTTCGAGTACCGTCGTAAGATCAAGAAGATCCAGAAGGCCCTGTCCTGATCAGCCTCCCAGGGAGTCAAAGAAGGGGCCCGCACCGGGGCTGAACTACTACCCCGGGGACGGGCCCCTCCTGATGGTCACACCTGCGTGTCACCCCGCGTAGGAGCTGCTCACCACGCTGAGAATCAACCAGGTGACCATCGCTGAGGGCAGCATCCCGTCGAGACGGTCCATCAGCCCACCGTGTCCGGGCAGCAGATTGGACATGTCCTTGATGCCGAGGTCCCGTTTGAACTGGGATTCCACCAGGTCACCGAGGGTGGCGCAGACAACCAGACAGATACCCAGGATGACACCGAGCCACCAGTGGTGGTGCAGCAGGAAATGCACCGTGATGGCACCGGTGAGCGATCCCAGGAGGATGGAACCGGCAAAACCCTCCCAGGATTTCTTCGGGCTGACCGCCGGCGCCATGGGGTGGGCGCCGAAGAACACGCCAGCTGCATAACCACCCACATCGGACCCCACCACGCACAACATGAAGGTGAGGATGAAGAAGGTCCCCGGGACGTCGTTGTTCTCCATCAGCGACAACATCGCCGCGAAGCTGCCGAACAGTGGGATCCAGGTGAGCACGAAGATACCCACTGAGGTATCCCGCAGGTAGTTCCTGGCCTCCTTCTCGGGGCCGTTGTAGAAGATCCGGAAGAACATCAACACCAAGACGGTGGCCACATAGGAGGCCAGGATCCCGGAGGTCTCAAACGGCCAGGAACACCACACCATGGCCTGCCCACCGATGATCATGATCGGCATGGGCAGGTGGTAACCGGCTTCCTTCAGGCGGCCACAAACCTCCCAGGTCGCCACGGCAACAGCGCCGGCGACAACGAGGTACCAGCCCCAGGGGCTGAGTAGGATGCCGACGATGACCAGGAGTCCGAGACCGACACCCACGCCGACGGCCGCCTTGAGATCACGACCCGCACTATTTTTCGGTTTGGGCATCCGCACGGTCCGGTGATGGTGCTCCGGCTCACTCATGGGGTTCTCCTCGGGGTTTAAACTGATGAAACGCAGATCGCGTCATCCGCATCCCCAGGGGTGATACCACCGGGCACACGGGAAACAGAAGAAAGCGCCGCTCCCCCGCACTGACTGTGACGACGAAACGACGACTCCTGGATGATGGGGGCTCTAGACCTCCATCAACTCGGCTTCCTTCCGGGCAACAATCTCATCAACCTGCTCGACATAGTGGGCGGTGATCTTGTCCAGTTCCTTCTCGGCTGCAGCGACCTCGTCCTCACCGAACTCGCCGTCCTTCTGAAGCTTCTTCAGCTGCTCCATGCCCTTGCGGCGGACATTGCGGATGGCGATCTTGCCGTCCTCGCCCTTGCCCTTGGCGATCTTGACCATATCGCGGCGGCGTTCCTCGGTGAGCTGCGGAATGGTCACGCGGAGGACCTGACCATCGTTGGTGGGGTTGACCCCGAGATCAGAGTTACGGATGGCGTTTTCAATAACACCCATAGAGCTCATCTCGTACGGCTTGATGATCAGCATGCGTGGCTCCGGCACGGAGATACTGGACATCTGGGTGATCGGGGTGGGCACGCCATAGTACTCAGCCAGGACACCATTGAACATCGCCGGGTTGGCCCGTCCGGTGCGGATGGTGATCAGGTCCTCGCGGGTGTGCTCCACGGTGTTGGACATGCGTTCTTCGGAATCGAAGAGGATCTCATCAATCATTAAAGTTTCTCCTGTGCTTTCGCAGTTCAGGACTTCTTGCGGAAGCCGTGTTCTCTAGACAAATCTATCAGGATTGGACGAGCGTGCCGATACGCTCGCCGTTGACGGCGCGGGCAATATTGCCGTCGGTCAGCAGGTTGAAGACCAGGATCGGCATGTTGTTGTCCATGCAGAGGCTGAAGGCGGTGGCATCGGCGACCTTGAGGGATTTCTCGATGACCTCCTTCGGGGTGATCTCGGTGAACAGCTCGGCATCCGGGTTGGTTCGCGGATCAGCGCTGTAGACACCGTCGACGGCCTTGGCCATGAGCAGGACATCGCACCCGATCTCCAGCGCACGCTGAGCGGCGGTGGTGTCGGTGGAGAAGTACGGCATACCCATGCCAGCACCGAAGATGACCACACGGCCCTTCTCCAGGTGACGTTCCGCCCGGAGGGGCAGGTAGGGCTCCGCGACCTGTGCCATGTTGATGGCGGTCTGGACACGGCATTCCACACCGTGCTGTCCGAGGAAGTCCTGCAGCGCCAGGCAGTTCATGACGGTGCCGAGCATGCCCATGTAGTCCGAGCGGGCGCGGTCCATGCCGCGCTGCTGCAACTCGGCACCGCGGAAGAAGTTGCCACCGCCGATGACCACGGCGATCTCCGCACCGCTCTTGGCCACCTCGGCGATCTGGCGGGCGACATTGTCGACCACATCGGGGTCGATGCCAACCTTGCCACCACCGAACATTTCACCTCCGAGCTTCAACATCACGCGCTTGTAGCTGTTGCGGGGTTCTATACTCGAGGTGGTCACCGGGGCGTTCTCCTTCGGTTGTTGTCGACAGACCCCTCTGTGGGTCTTCGTCTGTCTTATGGGTCTGCCCCTGGGGCATTCCCGTTACTGGCATCTGATCTTACAGTGTCACGGACGCACCGGCGGGGAGGGTGCGCACATGGGTGAGGATGTCACGGCGGTACCCACCGGCGGGTGGGGATTGCGCGCATGATTCAGCCCCGCACATCAGAGAAATATCGATGTGCGGGGCTGAGTGCGGTGTACTCCCGGGAAACGGGTGTTCACCACGGCCGGGGATCATGATCCCCGGGAGACGGCCTTAAGCCTGGCCAACCTCGAAGCGGGCGAAGGCGGTGACGGTGGCACCGGCCTCGTCCAGCAGAGCCTTGACGGTCTTCTTGCTGTCGGCAACGGAAGCCTGCTCCAGGAGCACGTTCTCCTTGTAGAAACCGTTGAGGCGACCCTCGACGATCTTCGGGATAGCCTGCTCTGGCTTGCCCTCCTCGCGGGTGATCTGCTCAGCGATGGAGCGCTCCTTCTCGATGACCTCTGCGGGGACATCCTCGCGGGTCAGGTAGGAGGCACGCAGAGCAGCAATCTGCATGGCGGCCTGGCGTGCAGCAGCCTCGGCCTCCTCGCCCTCACCGGTGTAGGCGACCAGAACGCCGACTGACGGCGGCAGGTCAGCGGAGCGGTGGTGGAGGTAGACGGCGACGTTGTCACCCTCGAGGGTGACGGCACGACGCAGCTCGAGCTTCTCACCGATCTTGGCGGAGAACTCCTGCAGTGCATCCTGAGCGGACTGGCCGTCGACGTCCACGGCTGCGAGCTCCTCGGGGGAGTTTGCCTTGGCGGCAGCGGCAGCCTCGGCGATCTTGGCAGCGAAGTTCTTGAACTCATCGTTCTTGGCCACGAAGTCGGTCTCGGAGTTGACCTCGATCATGGTGTTGCCGGAGACGGCAACCAGGCCCTCGGTGGCGTTGCGCTCAGCGCGCTTGCCGACGTCCTTGGCACCCTTGATGCGCAGGATCTCAACAGCCTTGTCGAAGTCGCCAGCGGACTCCTCCAGGGCCTTCTTGCAGTCGAGCATGCCGGAACCGGTGAGTTCGCGGAGCTTCTTAACATCCGCAGCGGTGTAGTTCGCCATTAGGGGGCGATCCTCCTTATGTATGGATAATTAATGCTTTACAAGCCTAGGTTAGGGCACATCTGCCCAGCCCGCCCGTCCTAGGTGATCGTACATGGAGCACCCGGACCGGTGCGGGAGACTGCCCGAAAAGCCCCCACGTCGCGTGAAATTTTAGGTGAAAAGTTCCATCGTCGTGGGGGCTTGTGGGGTGCAGCTGTTGTTTACAGCTTATTCAGCTGCGTTCTCCTGCTGTGCCTCGGCTGCAGGAGCCTCGGTTGCGGGGGCCTCTTCGGTAGCAGCAGCCTCGGCTGGTGCGTCCTCGGACTTGGGCTCGCCGGCAGCTTCACGTGCGGCGGCCAGCTGACGCTCCTCGCGTGCCTTCTTGCCCTCTTCCACAGCGGTGGAGATGACGCGGGACAGCAGAGCGGTGGCGCGGATGGCGTCGTCGTTGCCCGGAACCGGGTAATCGACAACGTCAGGGTCGCAGTTGGTGTCCAGGATGGCAACCACAGGGATGTTCAGCTTGTGCGCCTCGGCGACAGCGATGTGCTCCTTGTTGGTGTCGATGATCCACAGAGCGGACGGGATGCGGCTCATGTCAGCGATACCGCTGAGGACACGCTCCAGCTTGACGCGCTCGCGGGTCAGCATGAGGGTCTCGCGCTTGGTGCGGCCCTCGTAGCCGTCCTCAGCAGCGTCCATCGCCTGGAGTTCCTTCATGCGGTGCAGACGCTTGGACACGGTCTGGAAGTTGGTCAGCATGCCGCCGAGCCAGCGGTGGTTCACGTACGGCATGCCGACGCGCTCCGCCTCAACCTGGACAGCTTCCTGTGCCTGCTTCTTGGTGCCGACGAACAGGATGGTGCCACCGTGGGCGACGGTCTCCTTGACGAACTCGAAGGCCTGATCGATGTAGGTCAGGGTCTGCTGGAGGTCGATGATGTAGATGCCATTGCGCTCGGTGAAGATGAAACGACGCATCTTCGGGTTCCAGCGGCGGGTCTGGTGGCCGAAGTGCACACCAGCATCGAGAAGCTCTCGCATGGTTACGACTGCCATGGTAAGCCCCTTTCTTTAAGTTTTGGATTTCGGTTTTGAAAAATGTTGTGCAGGTTTTAATCCTGCACCCTAGCGATGGGTTACCTGCCCAACACCCACAACAGTGACTGTTCTGGGACCTGGTTGAGCTAGGTATTCGAATAGATCCCCGAAATACCACCGCGCGTAGTCAATGACCCCGGGACTCCCTTCCGCGTTGGCGGGGATAGATCCGGGCACACTGCTGGCAACAGTTTACACAGGCTGACCTGCCCCTCCAAACGGTGGGAGGAGACTGTGGATAACCTCTTCCCGGATCCTTCCCCACCTGTCACAACCGTTTCACCATCCACAGGGGCGTGCGGCCACCGGTGACAGTGGTGAGGTTATGGGTGACCATCGCGGTATGAGAATCATGAATCATCTGATCCACCCTGCCAAGCGGCGCGTAACACACCACCTCCGACATCTGCTCCAGTCGCTGTTTGCGGTCCTTATTGTATTGGCAGTACAGCTTTCCTTCCTGCCGGGCGCAGGGGCCGCAGAGACCTATGTCAATCCGGCCTCGGGACTGCCCCGGGCAGGTACCGTGCTGCGGGCTTTCGACAAGCCGGAGCACAACTGGTTGTCGGGACACCGCGGGGTTGACCTGCCCCTGGCGATCGGCGCGGATGTACTCAGCGCCGGTGACGGTGTGGTGGTCTTCGCCGGGATGGTCGCCGGGACGCCGACGATCTCCATCGACCATGCCGACGGGGTGCGCACCACCTACCAGCCGGTGCACGCCCACGTCTCCGCAGGGGATCCGGTCGTCGCCAAGCAGGCCATCGGCACGCT
Proteins encoded:
- the rpsB gene encoding 30S ribosomal protein S2 codes for the protein MAVVTMRELLDAGVHFGHQTRRWNPKMRRFIFTERNGIYIIDLQQTLTYIDQAFEFVKETVAHGGTILFVGTKKQAQEAVQVEAERVGMPYVNHRWLGGMLTNFQTVSKRLHRMKELQAMDAAEDGYEGRTKRETLMLTRERVKLERVLSGIADMSRIPSALWIIDTNKEHIAVAEAHKLNIPVVAILDTNCDPDVVDYPVPGNDDAIRATALLSRVISTAVEEGKKAREERQLAAAREAAGEPKSEDAPAEAAATEEAPATEAPAAEAQQENAAE
- the frr gene encoding ribosome recycling factor yields the protein MIDEILFDSEERMSNTVEHTREDLITIRTGRANPAMFNGVLAEYYGVPTPITQMSSISVPEPRMLIIKPYEMSSMGVIENAIRNSDLGVNPTNDGQVLRVTIPQLTEERRRDMVKIAKGKGEDGKIAIRNVRRKGMEQLKKLQKDGEFGEDEVAAAEKELDKITAHYVEQVDEIVARKEAELMEV
- a CDS encoding M23 family metallopeptidase, whose translation is MAVQLSFLPGAGAAETYVNPASGLPRAGTVLRAFDKPEHNWLSGHRGVDLPLAIGADVLSAGDGVVVFAGMVAGTPTISIDHADGVRTTYQPVHAHVSAGDPVVAKQAIGTLGHPTTAYPGLQWGARIGDDYINPVGLLPTPTIRLKPLRPADAPAGRPPADAGN
- the rlmN gene encoding 23S rRNA (adenine(2503)-C(2))-methyltransferase RlmN, translating into MATPLPLVFSAPKRGMPPAHFADLSDEQRIEALSELGLPKFRLNQIARHYYGRLEADPMTMTDLPEAARAKVKDALFPTLMEPIRVVEADDENTQKTLWKLHDGTLLESVLMRYPDRATLCISSQAGCGMACPFCATGQGGLDRNLSVGEIVDQVRNAAATMQAEGGRLSNIVFMGMGEPLANYKRVVSAVRQITQPSPEGFGISQRSVTVSTVGLAPAIRKLADEDMSVTLAVSLHTPDDELRDELVPVNNRWSVAEVLDAARYYADKSGRRVSIEYALIRDVNDQGWRADMLGQKLHKALGSRVHVNLIPLNPTPGSKWDASPRERQDEFVRRVIAQGVPCTVRDTKGQEIAAACGQLAAEENSEEK
- the tsf gene encoding translation elongation factor Ts, which encodes MANYTAADVKKLRELTGSGMLDCKKALEESAGDFDKAVEILRIKGAKDVGKRAERNATEGLVAVSGNTMIEVNSETDFVAKNDEFKNFAAKIAEAAAAAKANSPEELAAVDVDGQSAQDALQEFSAKIGEKLELRRAVTLEGDNVAVYLHHRSADLPPSVGVLVAYTGEGEEAEAAARQAAMQIAALRASYLTREDVPAEVIEKERSIAEQITREEGKPEQAIPKIVEGRLNGFYKENVLLEQASVADSKKTVKALLDEAGATVTAFARFEVGQA
- a CDS encoding phosphatidate cytidylyltransferase, with translation MSEPEHHHRTVRMPKPKNSAGRDLKAAVGVGVGLGLLVIVGILLSPWGWYLVVAGAVAVATWEVCGRLKEAGYHLPMPIMIIGGQAMVWCSWPFETSGILASYVATVLVLMFFRIFYNGPEKEARNYLRDTSVGIFVLTWIPLFGSFAAMLSLMENNDVPGTFFILTFMLCVVGSDVGGYAAGVFFGAHPMAPAVSPKKSWEGFAGSILLGSLTGAITVHFLLHHHWWLGVILGICLVVCATLGDLVESQFKRDLGIKDMSNLLPGHGGLMDRLDGMLPSAMVTWLILSVVSSSYAG
- the pyrH gene encoding UMP kinase yields the protein MTTSSIEPRNSYKRVMLKLGGEMFGGGKVGIDPDVVDNVARQIAEVAKSGAEIAVVIGGGNFFRGAELQQRGMDRARSDYMGMLGTVMNCLALQDFLGQHGVECRVQTAINMAQVAEPYLPLRAERHLEKGRVVIFGAGMGMPYFSTDTTAAQRALEIGCDVLLMAKAVDGVYSADPRTNPDAELFTEITPKEVIEKSLKVADATAFSLCMDNNMPILVFNLLTDGNIARAVNGERIGTLVQS
- a CDS encoding LapA family protein; this translates as MTKDRSHPDGVPHTVPHTGEIPAAGDTGDTTAPVPALRGEDPDPIGHADDTRKDAAPASTRTLAGGTWVALVVGALLLVALLIFILQNQAPVEMNIFTWTFEIPAGIAYLLSAITGALIMAMVGGVRMFEYRRKIKKIQKALS